From a region of the Pongo abelii isolate AG06213 chromosome 9, NHGRI_mPonAbe1-v2.0_pri, whole genome shotgun sequence genome:
- the LOC100453847 gene encoding olfactory receptor 52K2, protein MSASNIISTHPTAFLLMGIPGLEHLHIWISIPFCSAYTLALLGNCTLLLIIQADAALHEPMYLFLAMLAAINLVLSSSTLPKMLAIFWFRDQEINFFACLAQMFFLHSFSIMESAVLLAMAFDRYVANCKPLHYIKVLTGSLITKIGMAAVARAVTLMTPLLFLLRRFHYCRGPVIAHCYCEHMAVVRLACGDTSFNNIYGIAVAMFIVMLDLLFVILSYIFILQAVLLLASQEARYKAFGTCVSHIGAILAFYTPVVISSVMHRVARHAAHHVHILLANFYLLFPPMVNPIIYGVKTKQIHESILGVFLRKDM, encoded by the coding sequence ATGTCAGCCTCCAATATCATTTCAACACATCCAACTGCCTTCTTGTTGATGGGGATTCCAGGCCTGGAACACCTGCACATCTGGATCTCCATCCCCTTCTGCTCAGCATATACTCTGGCCCTGCTTGGAAACTGCACCCTCCTTCTCATCATTCAGGCTGATGCAGCCCTCCACGAGCCCATGTACCTCtttctggccatgctggcagccaTCAACCTGGTCCTTTCCTCCTCAACACTGCCCAAAATGCTTGCCATATTCTGGTTCAGGGATCAGGAGATCAACTTCTTTGCCTGTCTGGCCCAGAtgttcttccttcattccttctccaTCATGGAGTCAGCAGTGCTGCTGGCCATGGCCTTTGACCGCTATGTGGCTAACTGCAAGCCACTGCACTACATCAAGGTCCTGACTGGGTCTCTCATCACCAAGATTGGCATGGCTGCTGTGGCCCGGGCTGTGACACTAATGACTCCACTCCTCTTCCTGCTGAGACGCTTCCACTACTGCCGAGGCCCAGTGATTGCCCACTGCTACTGTGAACACATGGCTGTGGTGAGGCTGGCGTGTGGGGACACTAGCTTCAACAATATCTATGGCATTGCTGTGGCCATGTTTATTGTGATGTTGGACCTGCTCTTTGTTATCCTGTCTTATATCTTTATTCTTCAGGCAGTTCTACTGCTTGCCTCTCAGGAGGCCCGCTACAAGGCATTTGGTACATGTGTCTCTCATATAGGTGCCATCTTAGCCTTCTACACACCTGTGGTCATCTCTTCAGTCATGCACCGTGTAGCCCGCCATGCTGCCCATCATGTCCACATCCTCCTTGCCAATTTCTATCTGCTCTTCCCACCCATGGTCAATCCCATAATCTATGGTGTCAAGACCAAGCAAATCCATGAGAGCATCTTGGGAGTATTCTTAAGAAAGGATATGTAG
- the LOC100454221 gene encoding olfactory receptor 52P1-like — protein MKPINHSHQNPTSFLLMGIPGLEASHFWIAFPFCSMYAPAILGNMVVLLVVHSEPVLHQPMYLSFCMLSTIDLVLCTSTVPKLLALFWAKDAEITFGACAAQMFFIHGFSAVESGILLAMAFDRYLAICWPLHYGSLPSPESVGKLGSAAMLRGLGLMTPLTCLLARLSYCSRVVAHSYCEHMAVVKLACGGTQSNNIYGITTATLAVGTDSICIAVSYALILRAVLGLSSKGARAKTFGTCGSHLGVILLFYTPGLFFFYIQQFGQHVPQHIHILLVDLYLVVPLMLNPIIYGMKTKQIWDGALWLLKWGPAQS, from the coding sequence ATGAAACCCATAAACCATAGCCATCAGAACCCAACCTCCTTTCTGCTCATGGGAATTCCAGGCCTGGAGGCATCCCACTTTTGGATTGCTTTTCCCTTCTGCTCCATGTATGCCCCGGCAATTCTGGGAAACATGGTGGTGCTGCTAGTGGTACATTCAGAGCCTGTATTGCACCAGCCCATGTACCTGTCCTTCTGCATGCTATCCACCATTGACCTGGTCCTCTGCACCTCCACTGTGCCCAAGCTCCTTGCACTTTTTTGGGCAAAGGATGCTGAGATCACCTTTGGGGCCTGTGCTGCCCAGATGTTCTTTATCCATGGCTTCTCAGCTGTAGAATCTGGTATACTGCTAGCAATGGCCTTTGACCGCTACTTAGCCATCTGCTGGCCTCTGCACTATGGGTCATTGCCCTCCCCAGAGTCTGTAGGCAAGCTGGGGTCTGCAGCCATGCTTCGTGGCTTGGGACTTATGACCCCACTCACCTGCTTACTGGCAAGACTGAGCTACTGCAGTCGAGTGGTGGCCCACTCCTATTGTGAACACATGGCTGTGGTGAAGCTAGCTTGTGGAGGAACACAGTCAAACAACATCTATGGCATCACCACTGCCACACTTGCGGTGGGCACTGACTCCATCTGTATTGCTGTCTCCTATGCACTCATCCTCCGGGCTGTGTTAGGCCTTTCCTCCAAGGGGGCAAGGGCTAAGACCTTTGGCACTTGTGGCTCCCACCTGGGTGTTATCCTTCTCTTCTACACACCAGGACTCTTCTTCTTCTACATACAGCAGTTTGGCCAGCATGTGCCCCAGCACATCCACATCCTCCTAGTTGACCTCTACCTGGTTGTGCCACTCATGCTCAACCCCATAATCTATGGCATGAAGACCAAACAGATCTGGGATGGGGCCCTCTGGCTTCTGAAGTGGGGCCCTGCTCAGTCATAA